CTGAAAATGGTATTTGTCGCTGCATGTATTGGCGTTCCTTTAGCTTACTACCTGATGAACAGATGGCTCACTAGTTTTGAATTCAGAACAACTGTATCTTTTTCAATTATATTGATATCCATAGCAGGAACTACAATCATCGCATTTTTAACTATCAGTTTCCAGGCCTATAAGGCTGCAAAAGCTAACCCTGTCGAAGCGCTGAAGTATGAATAAAAATGACTTTGGGCTATAAAACCAGTAGCCCAAAGTCTCTTAATGTATAAATTGGTTTTGAATACCAGAACAATTCAAAATATTCCATTGTCGTTTCAAAATCAGTTTTGATTTCCTGAAAGGTATAGATCTTCGTATTGGAAACTTCTATTTTCTGTAAGATTGAAGTCAGCCATTCCCCTTCATTTTTATTGGTCTGAATCGTAAAGGTTTCTTTTTTATCATGAAATGTCAAAATCATAGTTTCCAGAGCATTGCCTTTTTTACTCTTTGAAAAGCATTTGGTATCTGGCTTCCCTCCTAACCAAACCACTTTAGCGGTTGGCTTAGTATCAAACTTACTTTCTTCCTTTAAAGCTTGCGCTATAAAATCTGAAGGGATTGTTACTTTGGGGATCTTAAAATCAAACCAGTCCTGTAGTTTGTAATCCAGGCAAATGCCATGCATGAAATTAAAAAGCGATTTCTTTAAACCAAAGCTAAATTTATTATGGTCAATTCCAGTTTTATCGATATAATTGATATCATTATTAGCAAAGGTTCCAATAACTTCAGTTTCTTTAACTACGCCAAATCTTTCCGGGAACATACCCACAGGACTATGAGCGGTCATCGCAAACTGATGCCAGAAGCCAGATTGTAAAACACCTGCTTCAAACAGTTGTCTCACCATTTCCATGCTATCTACAGTTTCCTGAATAGTTTGTGTGGGATATCCATACATCAGATAAGCATGAACCAATACTCCCGCTTCCGTCAGATTTCTCGTAACCCGGGCCACTTGTTCAACCGAAACTCCTTTATCAATGAGCTTTAACAACCTATCAGATGCTACTTCTAAACCACCAGAAACAGCTATACAGCCAGATGCTTTTAGTAAAATACATAAGTCTTTGGTAAAGCTTTTCTCAAAACGGATATTTGTCCACCAGCTTACAGAGATTTCTCTTCTTAAAATTTCCAATGCAACTTCACGCATCAGGGCCGGTGGTGCAGCCTCATCTACAAAGTGAAAACCGTTCTGTCCTGTTTTTTCACTTAATTCTTCAATCCGGTCTACGATCAGTTTAGCTGCAACAGGTTCATAAACCTTAATATAATCTAAAGAAATATCACAAAATGTACATTTTCCCCAATAACATCCATGCGCCATGGTCAACTTGTTCCAGCGGCCGTCACTCCACATCCGGTGCATTGGATTTACAATTTCTATGACCGAAATGTATTGATCGAGTTGTAAATCACTATAATCAGGCGTTCCTACATCAAACTGCTTATAGTCACTTCTTAAAGCATCATTTTTATAAGTAACTTCCCCATTTTCCAATAGAAA
The sequence above is drawn from the Pedobacter cryoconitis genome and encodes:
- a CDS encoding B12-binding domain-containing radical SAM protein — encoded protein: MKTDLFVVTPPFTQLNTPYPASAYIKGFLNTKNISSTQADLGIEVILALFSRKGLEDLFFHAEQLAGQPKSPNAKRILALKKEYIRTIDAVIAFLQGKNPTLALQICQEDFLPEASRFMQLEELDWAFGSMGTQDKGKHLATLYLEDISDFIIECIDQNFGFSRYAERLGRSANSFDELYEALNQKYTYMDKLLIEILERKIAVIQPKLFLISVPFPGNLYAAFRCAQYVKKHYPEIKISMGGGFPNTELRSVSDKRVFEFFDYISLDDGELPIELIYNSIIKAGPFNLYKRTFLLENGEVTYKNDALRSDYKQFDVGTPDYSDLQLDQYISVIEIVNPMHRMWSDGRWNKLTMAHGCYWGKCTFCDISLDYIKVYEPVAAKLIVDRIEELSEKTGQNGFHFVDEAAPPALMREVALEILRREISVSWWTNIRFEKSFTKDLCILLKASGCIAVSGGLEVASDRLLKLIDKGVSVEQVARVTRNLTEAGVLVHAYLMYGYPTQTIQETVDSMEMVRQLFEAGVLQSGFWHQFAMTAHSPVGMFPERFGVVKETEVIGTFANNDINYIDKTGIDHNKFSFGLKKSLFNFMHGICLDYKLQDWFDFKIPKVTIPSDFIAQALKEESKFDTKPTAKVVWLGGKPDTKCFSKSKKGNALETMILTFHDKKETFTIQTNKNEGEWLTSILQKIEVSNTKIYTFQEIKTDFETTMEYFELFWYSKPIYTLRDFGLLVL